A genomic segment from Juglans regia cultivar Chandler chromosome 14, Walnut 2.0, whole genome shotgun sequence encodes:
- the LOC109010576 gene encoding zinc finger CCCH domain-containing protein 53-like isoform X1, translating into MDGYEATKIVFSRIQNLDPENASKIMGILLIQDHGGKEMIRLAFGPEALVQSVILKARKDLGLTSNPPSAPSTPSSPSPFLSSNQLSVSRQSSSPTRLLGGINLPPPPLTIPNTSSVSSASWSALSEVQNPDDLISPNNLTVGSFSSSSMNTSASSLPFYGSGATDMIDDFQLQDQLSFLNDGSPALGPKNQDLFYPQSDFSSSPTGAGGDPMHFASYGSWGGSPHRRSFSVSDVCLGSEDPNSGFGWKPCLYFARGYCKNGTSCRFLHGGLGDSVDGSAMVGSPSKIDMMDQCHEILRSKSAQQQRLAAASQLMASASFPYSSKGMNMLLQQQQNDANRAAAALMMSEDMHKFGRSRLERNDFSMNGGAGMVNPASRQIYLTFPADSTFREEDVSNYFSIYGPVQDVRIPYQQKRMFGFVTFVYPETVKLILAKGNPHFVCDARVLVKPYKEKGKVPDKYRKQQHQQVERGEFSPCGTPTGVDGRDPYDLQLGARMFYTAQDMLWRRKLEEQADLQQALELQSRRLMGLQLLDIKKQHHHRALSTGSPVPSPTHSPNPYSQNPVLPSFSSSQEVPEENSSSAAPTPSAAVSTDLQQLQKIELTTVAGEELTDNNESANGVGNGKRSPPHEESDLQECLEHNLPDSPFASPTKAAADLMSAFANGPSVVNDADASAASADNKLATATILPAAASTLDMAAFKSFNCQMPRFSSGHGAIGMYAGTGGPIGI; encoded by the exons ATGGATGGTTATGAGGCAACAAAAATTGTTTTCTCGAGAATCCAAAACTTGGACCCAGAAAATGCATCCAAAATCATGGGTATACTACTTATTCAAGACCATGGTGGGAAAGAAATGATTAGATTAGCATTTGGTCCAGAAGCTCTTGTCCAGTCGGTAATTCTCAAAGCCCGGAAAGACCTGGGACTGACCTCGAACCCTCCGTCCGCCCCTTCAACTCCGTCATCTCCATCGCCTTTCCTCTCAAGCAACCAACTTTCTGTCTCCAGGCAGAGTTCCTCTCCTACCAGGCTTCTTGGTGGGATtaatcttcctcctcctcctttaaCCATCCCAAACACTTCTTCTGTCAGTTCAGCTTCTTGGTCAGCCTTGTCTGAGGTTCAAAACCCAGATGATTTGATTAGTCCCAACAATCTAACCGTTGGgtccttctcttcctcttcaatgAACACGTCTGCTTCCTCTTTACCCTTCTATGGAAGTGGAGCCACCGATATGATCGATGACTTTCAGCTCCAAGACCAGCTTTCTTTCCTTAACGATGGCTCCCCCGCCCTTGGCCCCAAAAACCAAGACTTGTTTTACCCTCAGTCAGACTTTTCCTCCAGTCCAACTGGTGCTGGTGGCGACCCTATGCATTTTGCTTCGTACGGTAGTTGGGGAGGATCTCCACACCGCAGAAGCTTCTCGGTTAGTGATGTCTGCTTGGGGTCTGAGGACCCCAATTCCGGGTTTGGCTGGAAACCTTGTCTGTACTTTGCTAGAGGATACTGCAAGAATGGCACTAGTTGCAGGTTCTTACATGGGGGGCTTGGAGATTCGGTGGATGGTTCTGCAATGGTAGGTTCACCGAGCAAGATTGATATGATGGACCAGTGCCATGAAATTCTCAGATCTAAATCTGCTCAGCAACAAAGATTGGCTGCAGCTTCTCAACTCATGGCCTCAGCTTCATTTCCTTACTCTTCAAAGGGCATGAATATGCTCCTACAGCAGCAGCAAAATGATGCTAATAG AGCGGCGGCGGCTCTAATGATGAGTGAAGATATGCACAAGTTTGGGCGATCCCGGCTCGAAAGAAACGATTTTTCGATGAATGGTGGGGCTGGAATGGTGAACCCAGCGTCGAGGCAGATCTACTTGACTTTCCCAGCTGATAGCACTTTCAGAGAGGAAGACGTCTCAAATTATTTCAG CATTTATGGGCCGGTGCAAGATGTGAGAATCCCATACCAGCAGAAGCGGATGTTTGGATTTGTTACTTTTGTTTACCCGGAAACTGTGAAGCTCATTCTTGCCAAAGGGAACCCTCATTTTGTTTGTGATGCTCGTGTGCTTGTTAAGCCTTACAAGGAGAAAGGCAAAGTACCGGACAAGTACAG AAAACAACAGCATCAACAAGTGGAGAGGGGAGAGTTCTCACCATGTGGCACACCTACTGGAGTTGATGGTAGAGACCCATATGATCTCCAGCTCG GAGCAAGAATGTTTTACACTGCACAAGACATGCTGTGGAGGAGGAAATTGGAGGAGCAAGCTGATTTGCAGCAAGCCCTTGAACTTCAAAGTAGGAGGTTGATGGGCTTGCAGCTTCTTGATATCAAGAAGCAACACCACCACCGTGCGCTCTCCACTGGCAGCCCGGTCCCATCTCCTACTCATTCTCCCAACCCGTATAGTCAAAACCCTGTTCTTCCTTCATTCAGTAGCAGCCAAGAAGTCCCAGAAG AAAATTCTTCTAGTGCTGCACCAACTCCTTCTGCTGCTGTTTCTACTGATTTGCAGCAGTTGCAGAAGATAGAGCTCACCACGGTTGCAGGCGAAGAATTGACTGACAACAATGAGAGCGCCAATGGTGTTGGCAATGGGAAGCGGAGCCCCCCTCATGAAGAAAGTGATTTGCAAGAATG TTTGGAGCACAACCTCCCTGATAGCCCCTTTGCTTCTCCAACGAAAGCAGCTGCAGACTTAATGTCTGCCTTTGCCAATGGGCCTAGCGTAGTGAATGATGCAGATGCCTCAGCGGCATCTGCTGACAATAAACTGGCAACGGCAACAATACTCCCGGCGGCGGCATCCACATTGGATATGGCAGCCTTCAAATCTTTCAACTGCCAGATGCCAAG GTTCTCCTCTGGCCATGGCGCCATTGGGATGTATGCTGGCACCGGTGGACCTATTGGAATTTAG
- the LOC109010572 gene encoding calcium-transporting ATPase 4, plasma membrane-type-like — protein sequence MEKYLRQNFDLESKRPSSEALRRWRSAVSMVKNPRRRFRLVADLAKRDEAERKLRKLQEKVRIAIYVNKAALQFFGGIVDNTPGTESHYKLSKEVRDAGFGIEPDKLASIVGSHDTKGLEHHGGAQGLARELSVSLDHGVDSSDISVRQNIYGLNRYVEKPSRSFWMFVWEALQDFTLVILIICAAISIGVGIATEGWPKGMYDGLGIILCIFLVVIVTAVSDYNQSLQFKDLDKEKKNIIVQVTRDGYRQKVSIYDLVVGDVVHLSIGDQVPADGVFISGYSLSIDESSLSGESEPVDVHQEWPFLLSGTKVQDGSGKMLVTSVGMRTEWGKLMVTLSEGGEDETPLQVKLNGVATIIGKIGLVVAVLTFLVLTSRFLVEKSIHNKITDWSASDALKLLNYFAISVTILVVAVPEGLPLAVTLSLAFAMKKLMSDKALVRHLSACETMGSASCICTDKTGTLTTNHMVVNKIWICEKSVEINSRDNKDALKTLISERVFYFLLQSIFQNTSSEIVKGKDSKKNIVGTPTETALIEFGLLLGGDINTFREDYKIVRVEPFNSIKKKMSVLVALPDGGGFRAFCKGASEIILETCDKIVKADGETTQLSKEQKKGITDVINGFACEALRTLCLAFKDIEGASNVDSIPDNGYTLIAVVGIKDPVRPGVKEAVETCLAAGITVRMVTGDNINTAKAIAKECGILTEDGLAIEGTDFRNKSPQEMKELIPKLQVMARSLPLDKHNLVTQLRNVFKEVVSVTGDGTNDAPALHEADIGLAMGIAGTEVAKENADVIIMDDNFTTIVNVARWGRSVYINIQKFVQFQLTVNVVALMLNFICACILGSAPLTTVQMLWVNLIMDTLGALALATEPPHDALMRRPPIGRNVNFITRIMWRNIICQSIYQIFVLLILKFDGKRLLKLTGSDANSILNTFIFNSFVFCQVFNEINSRDMEKTNVFRGIFDSWVFLIVMVSTVAFQIIIVEFLGTFADTVPLSWELWLASILIGATSLIVAVITKSIPVGTSKHNAQHHDGYEPLPTGPELA from the exons atggagaagTATCTGAGACAGAATTTCGACTTGGAATCAAAGAGGCCGTCCAGTGAAGCCCTTAGGAGATGGAGATCGGCAGTCTCCATGGTCAAGAATCCTCGTCGCAGGTTCCGCTTGGTTGCCGATCTTGCAAAGCGCGACGAAGCGGAAAGAAAGCTTAGGAAACTCCAg GAAAAAGTACGAATAGCAATATACGTGAATAAAGCAGCATTGCAGTTCTTTGGAGGCATTGTCGATAATACAC CTGGGACGGAATCTCATTACAAGCTATCCAAAGAGGTTAGGGATGCTGGTTTTGGGATTGAACCTGATAAACTAGCATCCATCGTTGGATCCCATGATACCAAGGGTTTGGAGCATCACGGAGGAGCTCAGGGATTAGCAAGAGAACTTTCTGTGTCTTTGGATCATGGTGTTGATTCAAGTGACATATCTGTCAGGCAAAACATCTATGGTTTAAACAGATATGTGGAGAAACCTTCTAGAAGTTTTTGGATGTTCGTGTGGGAAGCCCTACAAGACTTTACTCTAGTTATCCTCATTATTTGTGCTGCCATTTCTATAGGTGTTGGCATTGCAACCGAAGGGTGGCCAAAGGGTATGTACGACGGGCTAGGAATAATACTCTGCATATTCTTAGTAGTTATAGTAACAGCAGTCAGTGACTACAATCAATCTTTGCAATTTAAGGATCTGGATAAGGAGAAGAAAAACATAATTGTTCAAGTCACCAGAGATGGATACAGGCAGAAGGTCTCCATCTATGATTTAGTGGTTGGAGATGTTGTTCATCTATCCATTGGAGATCAAGTTCCCGCAGATGGTGTGTTCATCTCCGGCTACAGCTTATCGATCGATGAATCGAGTTTGTCAGGTGAGAGTGAGCCAGTAGATGTCCACCAAGAGTGGCCTTTTCTTCTGTCAGGCACCAAGGTTCAAGATGGGTCTGGTAAAATGTTAGTGACATCAGTTGGTATGAGGACTGAATGGGGAAAATTGATGGTTACTCTGAGTGAAGGGGGAGAAGATGAGACACCACTTCAGGTAAAGCTTAATGGAGTAGCAACCATTATTGGAAAGATAGGTCTTGTTGTTGCAGTGCTGACCTTTTTAGTTTTGACCTCAAGATTTTTAGTGGAAAAATCAATACACAATAAGATCACTGACTGGTCTGCCAGTGATGCACTCAAACTTCTAAATTACTTTGCTATTTCAGTGACTATACTAGTTGTTGCAGTTCCTGAGGGACTACCTCTTGCAGTGACACTAAGTCTTGCCTTTGCAATGAAAAAACTCATGAGTGATAAGGCACTTGTGAGGCATCTCTCTGCGTGTGAGACAATGGGTTCTGCTAGCTGTATTTGCACAGACAAAACTGGAACATTGACAACAAATCATATGGTggtgaataaaatatggataTGCGAAAAATCTGTggaaataaatagtagagacaATAAGGATGCGCTGAAGACCTTAATATCTGAGAGAGTTTTTTACTTCCTCCTGCAGTCAATATTTCAGAATACTAGCTCGGAAATAGTCAAAGGGAAAGACTCAAAGAAAAACATCGTAGGCACTCCAACAGAGACGGCACTAATAGAATTTGGCTTGCTTCTGGGAGGCGATATAAATACGTTTCGTGAGGATTACAAGATAGTGAGGGTTGAACCTTtcaattcaataaaaaagaagatgTCTGTGCTTGTGGCTCTTCCTGACGGTGGCGGGTTTCGAGCATTCTGCAAAGGTGCATCAGAAATAATCTTAGAAACGTGTGACAAGATTGTTAAAGCTGATGGGGAAACCACCCAACTCTCTAAAGAACAGAAAAAGGGCATCACAGATGTCATAAATGGTTTCGCTTGTGAAGCTCTAAGAACTCTATGCTTGGCCTTCAAGGATATAGAAGGCGCTTCCAACGTGGATAGTATACCTGATAATGGATATACATTAATAGCTGTTGTTGGAATTAAGGATCCTGTCCGTCCTGGGGTAAAGGAAGCGGTTGAGACTTGTTTAGCAGCTGGGATTACCGTGCGGATGGTCACAGGTGACAATATTAATACTGCTAAAGCCATAGCAAAAGAATGTGGTATCTTGACAGAAGATGGACTGGCAATAGAAGGGACAGATTTCCGCAATAAGAGCCCACAGGAGATGAAGGAATTAATCCCAAAACTACAG GTAATGGCTCGATCGCTGCCTTTGGACAAGCACAACCTAGTAACCCAGTTAAGGAATGTATTTAAAGAAGTCGTCTCTGTGACTGGTGATGGGACCAATGATGCTCCTGCGTTGCATGAGGCAGATATTGGACTTGCTATGGGTATTGCAGGAACCGAG GTAGCTAAAGAAAATGCAGATGTTATCATAATGGATGATAACTTTACCACTATAGTGAACGTAGCCAGATGGGGTCGTTCAGTTTATATCAACATTCAGAAGTTTGTACAATTCCAGTTAACAGTAAATGTTGTTGCTCTCATGCTCAACTTTATCTGTGCATGTATCTTAG GATCTGCTCCTCTTACAACCGTACAAATGCTTTGGGTAAACTTGATCATGGACACTCTTGGCGCATTGGCCCTGGCTACAGAACCTCCACATGATGCGCTGATGAGAAGACCCCCAATTGGGAGGAATGTAAACTTCATCACTAGGATCATGTGGAGGAATATTATCTGTCAGAGCATCTATCAAATTTTCGTCCTCTTGATTCTAAAATTTGATGGGAAGCGGCTCCTGAAGCTCACTGGCTCAGATGCCAATTCCATTCTCAACACATTCATATTCAACTCCTTTGTGTTTTGCCAG gtatTCAACGAGATAAACAGCCGAGACATGGAGAAGACCAATGTTTTCCGAGGCATATTTGATAGTTGGGTTTTCTTGATTGTCATGGTTTCTACGGTAGCTTTCCAAATCATAATAGTCGAGTTTTTGGGCACTTTTGCCGATACGGTGCCACTAAGCTGGGAATTGTGGTTAGCCAGCATCTTAATCGGAGCTACAAGTTTAATTGTGGCTGTCATCACAAAGAGCATTCCTGTGGGAACAAGCAAGCATAATGCTCAGCATCATGATGGCTATGAACCACTTCCTACCGGTCCAGAGCTGGCATGA
- the LOC109010573 gene encoding uncharacterized protein LOC109010573 — MSLVDYGSSSDDDVSGAEEEEPRDEPEQGPKDIPHRPVLPHNRVSETPSNQQADSSAAHSSEPSIERLPDASLLLNLPAIASGLMSSSDHSSRVAAAMAENVSRKRDSKDSTLTSSLPRSKVPRGTLRHSRNVPDTVGGVLVPPQLNGRSNVVTEDIGKLFVRKHAEPSSQ, encoded by the exons ATGTCTCTGGTAGACTACGGTTCTTCATCAGACGACGACGTTTCAGGCgccgaagaagaagaaccccGTGACGAACCAGAACAAGGCCCAAAGGACATTCCCCACCGTCCTGTTCTTCCTCATAACCG GGTATCAGAAACACCATCAAATCAGCAAGCAGACAGTAGTGCTGCGCACTCATCAGAGCCTTCTATTGAGAGACTTCCTGATGCTTCCCTTCTCTTGAACTTGCCTGCGATTGCATCTGGTCTGATGAGTAGTAGTGATCACTCCTCTCGAGTTGCTGCCGCTATGGCCGAAAATGTATCACGCAAGAGAGACTCGAAGGATTCAACTTTGACTTCCTCTCTTCCCCGAAGTAAGGTTCCTAGAGGGACCCTGCGCCATTCCAGGAATGTTCCAGATACTGTTGGTGGCGTGTTAGTCCCACCCCAGCTAAATGGAAG gAGCAACGTTGTCACAGAAGATATAGGGAAGCTTTTTGTCAGAAAGCATGCTGAGCCCTCATCTCAGTAG
- the LOC109010576 gene encoding zinc finger CCCH domain-containing protein 53-like isoform X2: MDGYEATKIVFSRIQNLDPENASKIMGILLIQDHGGKEMIRLAFGPEALVQSVILKARKDLGLTSNPPSAPSTPSSPSPFLSSNQLSVSRQSSSPTRLLGGINLPPPPLTIPNTSSVSSASWSALSEVQNPDDLISPNNLTVGSFSSSSMNTSASSLPFYGSGATDMIDDFQLQDQLSFLNDGSPALGPKNQDLFYPQSDFSSSPTGAGGDPMHFASYGSWGGSPHRRSFSVSDVCLGSEDPNSGFGWKPCLYFARGYCKNGTSCRFLHGGLGDSVDGSAMVGSPSKIDMMDQCHEILRSKSAQQQRLAAASQLMASASFPYSSKGMNMLLQQQQNDANRAAAALMMSEDMHKFGRSRLERNDFSMNGGAGMVNPASRQIYLTFPADSTFREEDVSNYFSIYGPVQDVRIPYQQKRMFGFVTFVYPETVKLILAKGNPHFVCDARVLVKPYKEKGKVPDNCRKQQHQQVERGEFSPCGTPTGVDGRDPYDLQLGARMFYTAQDMLWRRKLEEQADLQQALELQSRRLMGLQLLDIKKQHHHRALSTGSPVPSPTHSPNPYSQNPVLPSFSSSQEVPEENSSSAAPTPSAAVSTDLQQLQKIELTTVAGEELTDNNESANGVGNGKRSPPHEESDLQECLEHNLPDSPFASPTKAAADLMSAFANGPSVVNDADASAASADNKLATATILPAAASTLDMAAFKSFNCQMPRFSSGHGAIGMYAGTGGPIGI, from the exons ATGGATGGTTATGAGGCAACAAAAATTGTTTTCTCGAGAATCCAAAACTTGGACCCAGAAAATGCATCCAAAATCATGGGTATACTACTTATTCAAGACCATGGTGGGAAAGAAATGATTAGATTAGCATTTGGTCCAGAAGCTCTTGTCCAGTCGGTAATTCTCAAAGCCCGGAAAGACCTGGGACTGACCTCGAACCCTCCGTCCGCCCCTTCAACTCCGTCATCTCCATCGCCTTTCCTCTCAAGCAACCAACTTTCTGTCTCCAGGCAGAGTTCCTCTCCTACCAGGCTTCTTGGTGGGATtaatcttcctcctcctcctttaaCCATCCCAAACACTTCTTCTGTCAGTTCAGCTTCTTGGTCAGCCTTGTCTGAGGTTCAAAACCCAGATGATTTGATTAGTCCCAACAATCTAACCGTTGGgtccttctcttcctcttcaatgAACACGTCTGCTTCCTCTTTACCCTTCTATGGAAGTGGAGCCACCGATATGATCGATGACTTTCAGCTCCAAGACCAGCTTTCTTTCCTTAACGATGGCTCCCCCGCCCTTGGCCCCAAAAACCAAGACTTGTTTTACCCTCAGTCAGACTTTTCCTCCAGTCCAACTGGTGCTGGTGGCGACCCTATGCATTTTGCTTCGTACGGTAGTTGGGGAGGATCTCCACACCGCAGAAGCTTCTCGGTTAGTGATGTCTGCTTGGGGTCTGAGGACCCCAATTCCGGGTTTGGCTGGAAACCTTGTCTGTACTTTGCTAGAGGATACTGCAAGAATGGCACTAGTTGCAGGTTCTTACATGGGGGGCTTGGAGATTCGGTGGATGGTTCTGCAATGGTAGGTTCACCGAGCAAGATTGATATGATGGACCAGTGCCATGAAATTCTCAGATCTAAATCTGCTCAGCAACAAAGATTGGCTGCAGCTTCTCAACTCATGGCCTCAGCTTCATTTCCTTACTCTTCAAAGGGCATGAATATGCTCCTACAGCAGCAGCAAAATGATGCTAATAG AGCGGCGGCGGCTCTAATGATGAGTGAAGATATGCACAAGTTTGGGCGATCCCGGCTCGAAAGAAACGATTTTTCGATGAATGGTGGGGCTGGAATGGTGAACCCAGCGTCGAGGCAGATCTACTTGACTTTCCCAGCTGATAGCACTTTCAGAGAGGAAGACGTCTCAAATTATTTCAG CATTTATGGGCCGGTGCAAGATGTGAGAATCCCATACCAGCAGAAGCGGATGTTTGGATTTGTTACTTTTGTTTACCCGGAAACTGTGAAGCTCATTCTTGCCAAAGGGAACCCTCATTTTGTTTGTGATGCTCGTGTGCTTGTTAAGCCTTACAAGGAGAAAGGCAAAGTACCGGACAA TTGCAGAAAACAACAGCATCAACAAGTGGAGAGGGGAGAGTTCTCACCATGTGGCACACCTACTGGAGTTGATGGTAGAGACCCATATGATCTCCAGCTCG GAGCAAGAATGTTTTACACTGCACAAGACATGCTGTGGAGGAGGAAATTGGAGGAGCAAGCTGATTTGCAGCAAGCCCTTGAACTTCAAAGTAGGAGGTTGATGGGCTTGCAGCTTCTTGATATCAAGAAGCAACACCACCACCGTGCGCTCTCCACTGGCAGCCCGGTCCCATCTCCTACTCATTCTCCCAACCCGTATAGTCAAAACCCTGTTCTTCCTTCATTCAGTAGCAGCCAAGAAGTCCCAGAAG AAAATTCTTCTAGTGCTGCACCAACTCCTTCTGCTGCTGTTTCTACTGATTTGCAGCAGTTGCAGAAGATAGAGCTCACCACGGTTGCAGGCGAAGAATTGACTGACAACAATGAGAGCGCCAATGGTGTTGGCAATGGGAAGCGGAGCCCCCCTCATGAAGAAAGTGATTTGCAAGAATG TTTGGAGCACAACCTCCCTGATAGCCCCTTTGCTTCTCCAACGAAAGCAGCTGCAGACTTAATGTCTGCCTTTGCCAATGGGCCTAGCGTAGTGAATGATGCAGATGCCTCAGCGGCATCTGCTGACAATAAACTGGCAACGGCAACAATACTCCCGGCGGCGGCATCCACATTGGATATGGCAGCCTTCAAATCTTTCAACTGCCAGATGCCAAG GTTCTCCTCTGGCCATGGCGCCATTGGGATGTATGCTGGCACCGGTGGACCTATTGGAATTTAG
- the LOC109010576 gene encoding zinc finger CCCH domain-containing protein 53-like isoform X3 has product MDGYEATKIVFSRIQNLDPENASKIMGILLIQDHGGKEMIRLAFGPEALVQSVILKARKDLGLTSNPPSAPSTPSSPSPFLSSNQLSVSRQSSSPTRLLGGINLPPPPLTIPNTSSVSSASWSALSEVQNPDDLISPNNLTVGSFSSSSMNTSASSLPFYGSGATDMIDDFQLQDQLSFLNDGSPALGPKNQDLFYPQSDFSSSPTGAGGDPMHFASYGSWGGSPHRRSFSVSDVCLGSEDPNSGFGWKPCLYFARGYCKNGTSCRFLHGGLGDSVDGSAMVGSPSKIDMMDQCHEILRSKSAQQQRLAAASQLMASASFPYSSKGMNMLLQQQQNDANRAAAALMMSEDMHKFGRSRLERNDFSMNGGAGMVNPASRQIYLTFPADSTFREEDVSNYFSIYGPVQDVRIPYQQKRMFGFVTFVYPETVKLILAKGNPHFVCDARVLVKPYKEKGKVPDKKQQHQQVERGEFSPCGTPTGVDGRDPYDLQLGARMFYTAQDMLWRRKLEEQADLQQALELQSRRLMGLQLLDIKKQHHHRALSTGSPVPSPTHSPNPYSQNPVLPSFSSSQEVPEENSSSAAPTPSAAVSTDLQQLQKIELTTVAGEELTDNNESANGVGNGKRSPPHEESDLQECLEHNLPDSPFASPTKAAADLMSAFANGPSVVNDADASAASADNKLATATILPAAASTLDMAAFKSFNCQMPRFSSGHGAIGMYAGTGGPIGI; this is encoded by the exons ATGGATGGTTATGAGGCAACAAAAATTGTTTTCTCGAGAATCCAAAACTTGGACCCAGAAAATGCATCCAAAATCATGGGTATACTACTTATTCAAGACCATGGTGGGAAAGAAATGATTAGATTAGCATTTGGTCCAGAAGCTCTTGTCCAGTCGGTAATTCTCAAAGCCCGGAAAGACCTGGGACTGACCTCGAACCCTCCGTCCGCCCCTTCAACTCCGTCATCTCCATCGCCTTTCCTCTCAAGCAACCAACTTTCTGTCTCCAGGCAGAGTTCCTCTCCTACCAGGCTTCTTGGTGGGATtaatcttcctcctcctcctttaaCCATCCCAAACACTTCTTCTGTCAGTTCAGCTTCTTGGTCAGCCTTGTCTGAGGTTCAAAACCCAGATGATTTGATTAGTCCCAACAATCTAACCGTTGGgtccttctcttcctcttcaatgAACACGTCTGCTTCCTCTTTACCCTTCTATGGAAGTGGAGCCACCGATATGATCGATGACTTTCAGCTCCAAGACCAGCTTTCTTTCCTTAACGATGGCTCCCCCGCCCTTGGCCCCAAAAACCAAGACTTGTTTTACCCTCAGTCAGACTTTTCCTCCAGTCCAACTGGTGCTGGTGGCGACCCTATGCATTTTGCTTCGTACGGTAGTTGGGGAGGATCTCCACACCGCAGAAGCTTCTCGGTTAGTGATGTCTGCTTGGGGTCTGAGGACCCCAATTCCGGGTTTGGCTGGAAACCTTGTCTGTACTTTGCTAGAGGATACTGCAAGAATGGCACTAGTTGCAGGTTCTTACATGGGGGGCTTGGAGATTCGGTGGATGGTTCTGCAATGGTAGGTTCACCGAGCAAGATTGATATGATGGACCAGTGCCATGAAATTCTCAGATCTAAATCTGCTCAGCAACAAAGATTGGCTGCAGCTTCTCAACTCATGGCCTCAGCTTCATTTCCTTACTCTTCAAAGGGCATGAATATGCTCCTACAGCAGCAGCAAAATGATGCTAATAG AGCGGCGGCGGCTCTAATGATGAGTGAAGATATGCACAAGTTTGGGCGATCCCGGCTCGAAAGAAACGATTTTTCGATGAATGGTGGGGCTGGAATGGTGAACCCAGCGTCGAGGCAGATCTACTTGACTTTCCCAGCTGATAGCACTTTCAGAGAGGAAGACGTCTCAAATTATTTCAG CATTTATGGGCCGGTGCAAGATGTGAGAATCCCATACCAGCAGAAGCGGATGTTTGGATTTGTTACTTTTGTTTACCCGGAAACTGTGAAGCTCATTCTTGCCAAAGGGAACCCTCATTTTGTTTGTGATGCTCGTGTGCTTGTTAAGCCTTACAAGGAGAAAGGCAAAGTACCGGACAA AAAACAACAGCATCAACAAGTGGAGAGGGGAGAGTTCTCACCATGTGGCACACCTACTGGAGTTGATGGTAGAGACCCATATGATCTCCAGCTCG GAGCAAGAATGTTTTACACTGCACAAGACATGCTGTGGAGGAGGAAATTGGAGGAGCAAGCTGATTTGCAGCAAGCCCTTGAACTTCAAAGTAGGAGGTTGATGGGCTTGCAGCTTCTTGATATCAAGAAGCAACACCACCACCGTGCGCTCTCCACTGGCAGCCCGGTCCCATCTCCTACTCATTCTCCCAACCCGTATAGTCAAAACCCTGTTCTTCCTTCATTCAGTAGCAGCCAAGAAGTCCCAGAAG AAAATTCTTCTAGTGCTGCACCAACTCCTTCTGCTGCTGTTTCTACTGATTTGCAGCAGTTGCAGAAGATAGAGCTCACCACGGTTGCAGGCGAAGAATTGACTGACAACAATGAGAGCGCCAATGGTGTTGGCAATGGGAAGCGGAGCCCCCCTCATGAAGAAAGTGATTTGCAAGAATG TTTGGAGCACAACCTCCCTGATAGCCCCTTTGCTTCTCCAACGAAAGCAGCTGCAGACTTAATGTCTGCCTTTGCCAATGGGCCTAGCGTAGTGAATGATGCAGATGCCTCAGCGGCATCTGCTGACAATAAACTGGCAACGGCAACAATACTCCCGGCGGCGGCATCCACATTGGATATGGCAGCCTTCAAATCTTTCAACTGCCAGATGCCAAG GTTCTCCTCTGGCCATGGCGCCATTGGGATGTATGCTGGCACCGGTGGACCTATTGGAATTTAG